In Aliiglaciecola sp. LCG003, a genomic segment contains:
- a CDS encoding peptidase domain-containing ABC transporter has product MENPISYLKIGKFNSTPVIFQSEVAECGLACLAMVASFHGHQIDLNTLRRDYPTSLKGVDLNSLMSVANNLNFSSRALKLPIEKLSQIQTPCILHWDLNHFVVLTKVTNSKVTIINPAIGKQVLSFEEVSNHFTGVALELTPNLRFEKKHEQLTMKLSDLWGKTRGMKRVFSQILILSLLLQVFTLFAPFYMQMVVDNVIVGNDKDLLNLLVIGFGLLAVVCAGTELLRSYIIMYLGNQLNMQISSNLFRHLLNLPADFLEKRHVGDVVSRFQSIKEIKKLLTTGAIEVIVDGLMVFGTLILMYIYSPLLASLILGIIIIYATIKMVLFPRLRAYTEEAIISSSKEQSHFLETIRAFQCVKSFVRESHSHRLWCNRYASAINAEMKVNRFRFTNDACRKLVFTLGTIIVIYYAAQLILESLFSVGMLFAFLAYQLQFTTKASDLLDKIVEYRMLGLHLSRVADIVMSPVEEVGIKCDSRVPIKGQIELSGLSFQYSEADPLLLDNLCYAFEAGKTTAIIGASGCGKTTLIKILLGLKNPTKGHVLIDGVDIQNFGLANYRQQVSSVMQDDQLLTGSLIENICFFSPNYDMRLIKECANIAQIHDDIMAMPMGYNSLVGNMGTILSGGQKQRILLARALYAKPKVLFLDEATSALDCKLESSVTKAIKRLNITRIIIAHRQETITAADRIVRLNTGQLVSTL; this is encoded by the coding sequence ATGGAAAATCCTATTAGCTATCTGAAAATTGGAAAATTTAATTCAACACCGGTTATTTTTCAATCTGAAGTTGCCGAATGCGGACTCGCATGTCTTGCAATGGTAGCCTCTTTTCATGGTCACCAAATCGATCTAAATACCCTACGAAGAGATTATCCAACCTCTCTCAAGGGTGTTGATCTTAATAGTTTAATGAGTGTCGCCAATAACCTAAATTTTTCGTCAAGAGCATTAAAATTACCTATTGAAAAGCTAAGCCAAATACAAACACCATGCATCCTGCATTGGGACTTAAATCATTTTGTTGTTCTTACAAAAGTGACTAACTCAAAAGTTACCATAATTAATCCAGCAATCGGTAAACAAGTCCTGTCGTTTGAAGAGGTTTCGAATCATTTCACTGGTGTTGCCTTGGAGTTAACACCAAATCTCCGATTTGAAAAGAAACATGAACAGCTCACTATGAAGTTGTCAGATCTGTGGGGCAAGACAAGAGGGATGAAGCGGGTTTTTAGTCAAATCTTGATTTTGTCATTGTTACTACAAGTTTTTACCCTTTTTGCACCTTTCTATATGCAAATGGTGGTCGACAATGTAATTGTTGGGAACGATAAAGATCTTTTAAATCTTTTAGTTATTGGTTTTGGTTTACTTGCAGTCGTTTGCGCGGGGACGGAGCTGTTGCGCTCATACATCATTATGTATTTGGGTAATCAACTCAACATGCAAATTTCATCCAATCTTTTTAGACATTTACTAAATTTACCTGCCGATTTTTTAGAAAAACGACATGTAGGAGATGTTGTATCTCGATTTCAGTCGATAAAAGAGATAAAGAAACTACTAACAACTGGAGCAATTGAAGTTATTGTCGATGGGCTAATGGTGTTTGGAACACTGATTTTGATGTATATTTACAGTCCACTTTTAGCTTCATTAATTCTTGGTATTATTATAATTTACGCGACCATAAAAATGGTGCTATTTCCTAGGTTAAGAGCCTATACAGAAGAGGCTATCATCAGCAGCTCTAAAGAACAGAGTCATTTTTTAGAGACAATTCGAGCGTTTCAATGTGTTAAGTCGTTTGTACGTGAATCACACAGCCATAGGTTATGGTGTAATCGTTATGCATCGGCTATTAATGCCGAAATGAAAGTTAATCGATTTAGGTTTACCAATGATGCGTGTCGCAAATTGGTCTTCACCTTAGGCACTATTATTGTGATCTATTACGCAGCACAACTAATTCTAGAGAGTCTTTTCTCTGTTGGGATGCTATTTGCTTTCTTGGCCTATCAGCTTCAGTTTACAACTAAGGCTTCGGATCTTTTAGATAAAATTGTCGAATATAGGATGCTTGGATTGCATTTGAGTCGGGTCGCAGACATCGTCATGTCCCCTGTAGAAGAAGTCGGGATAAAATGTGATTCACGTGTTCCCATCAAAGGACAGATCGAGCTGAGCGGTCTTAGTTTTCAATACTCAGAAGCTGATCCGTTACTTTTAGATAATCTGTGCTACGCATTTGAAGCCGGAAAAACCACAGCGATTATCGGAGCATCAGGTTGTGGAAAGACAACTTTGATTAAGATATTACTTGGCCTAAAGAATCCAACCAAAGGGCATGTACTTATTGATGGAGTTGATATTCAGAATTTCGGCCTTGCTAATTATAGACAACAAGTTAGCTCAGTCATGCAAGATGACCAGCTTCTAACCGGATCTCTAATAGAGAATATCTGTTTTTTTTCGCCTAATTATGACATGCGACTAATCAAGGAGTGCGCTAATATTGCGCAAATTCATGATGATATTATGGCAATGCCGATGGGTTACAACTCACTGGTAGGCAATATGGGAACCATACTTTCTGGGGGGCAAAAGCAACGAATTCTGCTTGCTAGGGCGTTATATGCTAAGCCGAAGGTACTTTTCCTTGACGAAGCGACAAGTGCGCTAGATTGTAAGTTAGAGTCTAGTGTTACTAAAGCGATTAAACGACTTAATATTACGCGGATCATCATCGCGCACCGACAAGAAACGATCACAGCAGCTGATAGGATCGTTAGGTTGAATACAGGACAATTAGTTTCAACTTTGTGA
- the uvrY gene encoding UvrY/SirA/GacA family response regulator transcription factor — protein sequence MIKILLVDDHELVRKGISRILQDISDFKVVGEVNSGEEAIKFCRNDPPNIVLMDMNMPGIGGLEATKQIIHYAQESKVIVLSVHTENPIPARVMQMGAYGYLTKGTDPHEMIIAIRKVAAGQRYIAPDIAQQIAIGQLNLEDCSPFEQLSKRELEITIMLTRGARVPDIANKLNISAKTVNTYRYRMFEKLNVGSDVELTHLALRHNLIDSNQL from the coding sequence TTGATAAAAATTTTGTTAGTGGATGATCATGAATTAGTTAGAAAAGGCATCAGCCGAATTCTACAAGATATATCTGACTTTAAAGTGGTGGGTGAAGTAAATAGTGGCGAAGAGGCGATTAAGTTTTGTCGCAACGATCCGCCTAATATAGTATTGATGGACATGAATATGCCGGGCATCGGCGGTTTAGAAGCCACTAAACAAATTATTCATTACGCCCAAGAATCCAAAGTTATCGTTTTATCGGTACATACCGAAAATCCTATTCCAGCCCGGGTGATGCAAATGGGTGCTTATGGTTATTTAACCAAGGGAACTGATCCTCATGAGATGATCATTGCAATCCGTAAGGTTGCCGCTGGTCAGCGTTATATCGCCCCAGACATTGCCCAACAAATCGCAATCGGGCAGCTAAATTTAGAAGATTGCAGTCCTTTTGAACAACTTTCTAAACGAGAGCTTGAAATCACTATTATGTTGACTAGAGGGGCTAGGGTACCTGACATTGCCAATAAACTGAATATTAGCGCTAAGACTGTGAATACCTATAGGTACCGCATGTTTGAAAAATTAAATGTAGGTTCTGATGTAGAGCTAACTCATTTAGCATTGCGCCATAATTTAATTGATAGCAATCAACTTTAA
- the uvrC gene encoding excinuclease ABC subunit UvrC has product MDNTDPFDSENFLKNLTPKPGVYRMYNSNQDVIYVGKAKNLKKRVSSYFRKNLDSIKTRALVKQIANIEVTVVNSETEAFILENNFIKKYKPRYNVLLRDDKSYPFIFLSEHQHPRLALHRGTKKLKGDYFGPYPSAWAVRESLRTMQKLFPIRQCEDSYYRARSRPCLQFQLKRCAGPCVEGLVSDEEYNEQIRLAKLFLRGKNSQVIESLVSKMEHASEQLRFEAAGRYRDQISALSKVQEQQWVSGNQEEMDVFGFVYRNGIASIQGMFIRDNKLLGSKSFFPKVPAQAGTDEILQSFVLQFYLAGNKTIPKQIVLPSKLQEQEAIEQLLSQEAGRKIQFFSGAREEKKRYLHLANTNAENALEAKQNQQKSVFARYVELEKILDSEQPIQRMECFDISHTSGQQTVASCVVFNRDGPYKTDYRRYNIEGITPGDDYAAMAQALERRYKASSDESKIPDILFIDGGKGQLAQAENHFDNWKLNKKPLLIGVAKGTSRRPGLETLILGGNHDTIPMSADSPALHLIQHIRDEAHRFAIAGHRQRRQKEKRTSKLESVPGVGAKRRQSLLKYMGGMQGVLQASRDELAKVPGISQDMADTIYEHIHG; this is encoded by the coding sequence ATGGATAATACTGACCCATTTGATTCTGAAAATTTTTTAAAAAATTTAACACCTAAGCCGGGCGTATACCGGATGTACAATAGCAACCAAGATGTAATCTATGTTGGTAAAGCTAAAAATTTAAAAAAACGTGTTAGTAGTTATTTCCGCAAAAATCTCGACAGTATAAAAACTCGCGCACTGGTCAAACAGATAGCTAACATTGAAGTCACTGTGGTCAATAGTGAGACTGAAGCCTTTATACTTGAAAACAATTTCATCAAAAAATATAAACCTCGTTACAATGTTTTATTAAGAGATGACAAATCTTATCCTTTTATTTTTCTGTCTGAGCATCAACACCCCAGACTAGCATTGCATCGCGGGACGAAAAAACTCAAAGGGGATTACTTTGGGCCCTATCCAAGCGCCTGGGCTGTCCGTGAAAGCCTGCGGACCATGCAAAAGCTATTTCCTATCCGTCAATGTGAAGACAGTTACTACCGAGCCAGAAGCCGACCGTGTCTGCAATTCCAGCTAAAACGATGCGCAGGGCCTTGTGTTGAAGGCTTGGTTAGCGATGAAGAATATAACGAACAAATACGCTTAGCTAAATTATTTCTGCGCGGCAAAAATAGCCAAGTGATTGAATCTTTAGTAAGTAAGATGGAACACGCCAGTGAACAGTTGCGCTTTGAGGCTGCTGGACGTTATCGTGACCAAATCAGCGCTTTGAGTAAAGTACAAGAGCAGCAGTGGGTCAGTGGCAATCAGGAAGAAATGGACGTATTTGGCTTTGTCTATCGCAATGGTATAGCCAGTATCCAAGGGATGTTTATCCGCGATAACAAACTATTAGGCAGTAAAAGTTTCTTTCCAAAAGTGCCCGCACAAGCCGGAACCGACGAAATACTGCAATCTTTCGTTTTACAGTTTTATTTAGCTGGCAATAAAACCATTCCGAAACAAATTGTTTTGCCGAGCAAGTTGCAAGAGCAAGAGGCCATCGAACAACTCCTAAGCCAAGAGGCTGGGCGGAAAATTCAATTTTTCAGTGGCGCTAGAGAAGAAAAAAAACGTTATTTACACTTGGCAAATACCAATGCCGAAAATGCATTGGAAGCAAAACAAAACCAACAAAAATCTGTTTTCGCCCGTTACGTAGAGCTAGAAAAAATATTAGATTCAGAGCAACCCATACAACGTATGGAGTGTTTCGACATCAGTCATACTTCAGGGCAACAAACCGTTGCGTCTTGTGTGGTGTTTAATCGCGACGGCCCCTATAAAACCGATTATAGGCGTTATAATATTGAAGGCATTACGCCAGGTGATGATTACGCGGCAATGGCGCAGGCGTTAGAACGCCGTTACAAAGCCAGCAGTGATGAATCAAAAATCCCTGATATTTTATTTATCGATGGTGGTAAAGGTCAGTTAGCTCAAGCAGAAAATCATTTCGATAATTGGAAATTAAATAAAAAGCCCTTACTAATTGGGGTAGCCAAAGGCACCAGCCGTCGACCTGGTCTTGAAACCCTCATACTTGGTGGGAATCATGATACTATACCTATGTCTGCAGATTCTCCGGCGCTGCACCTAATTCAGCATATTCGCGATGAGGCTCACCGCTTTGCCATTGCAGGCCACAGGCAACGCAGACAAAAAGAAAAACGCACTTCAAAACTCGAATCCGTACCTGGAGTAGGGGCTAAACGTCGTCAAAGCCTACTCAAATATATGGGAGGCATGCAGGGAGTTTTGCAGGCAAGTCGTGATGAGTTAGCCAAAGTACCTGGTATTAGCCAAGACATGGCTGACACTATATATGAGCATATTCATGGGTAA
- the pgsA gene encoding CDP-diacylglycerol--glycerol-3-phosphate 3-phosphatidyltransferase codes for MWTIPNIITMLRVVLIPVFVVVYFLDWEWARQAGAFIFWLAAITDWFDGYLARKLEQTTEFGAFLDPVADKLIVAAALLMITHSYDTVWITIPAILLMSREIYVSALREWMGQKGKSDIVSVSFIGKAKTMAQMLALIGLLSELEYFMGFPIYWVSLGYILLYFAAFLSAWSMVTYTKAAWQNLSNGN; via the coding sequence ATGTGGACGATTCCAAACATTATTACCATGCTACGGGTAGTATTAATTCCAGTTTTTGTGGTGGTTTATTTCCTCGATTGGGAATGGGCAAGACAGGCTGGAGCTTTTATTTTTTGGTTGGCGGCTATCACCGACTGGTTTGACGGGTATTTAGCCAGAAAACTGGAACAAACAACCGAATTTGGTGCCTTCCTCGACCCAGTAGCGGATAAACTGATCGTTGCCGCAGCATTGCTGATGATTACCCACAGTTACGATACAGTTTGGATTACCATTCCAGCAATACTACTGATGTCTCGGGAAATTTACGTTTCGGCACTGCGTGAGTGGATGGGGCAAAAAGGTAAAAGTGACATAGTGTCAGTTTCGTTTATCGGCAAAGCCAAGACGATGGCACAGATGTTGGCGCTGATTGGCTTATTGTCTGAATTAGAATATTTTATGGGTTTTCCTATTTACTGGGTCAGCCTTGGTTATATTTTATTGTATTTTGCCGCCTTCTTATCTGCTTGGTCTATGGTGACTTACACCAAAGCGGCCTGGCAAAATCTGTCGAATGGCAATTAA
- the tmpT gene encoding thiopurine S-methyltransferase: protein MQPDFWHRRWEKNEIGFHLNEANPLLVKYYQQFGLDQHKRIFLPLCGKTNDIAWLLSHEYKVVGCELNESAIQQLFTNLGVTPEISSGKNHKHYHADDIDIYVCDFFELSAEIIGPVDGIYDRAALVALPEAMRVRYTKHLIEVTANAAQFLLCFVYDQDLAAGPPFSVNSDEVKRHYSQYYDIELVGVASVKGGLKGVCPADENVWVLHANR from the coding sequence ATGCAACCAGATTTTTGGCACCGTCGTTGGGAAAAGAATGAGATAGGCTTCCATTTGAACGAAGCTAATCCGTTATTAGTTAAGTACTATCAACAATTTGGGCTTGACCAACACAAACGTATTTTCCTACCTTTATGTGGAAAAACCAACGATATAGCCTGGCTTTTGTCACACGAATACAAAGTTGTAGGTTGTGAATTAAATGAGTCTGCCATTCAGCAACTTTTTACAAACTTGGGGGTTACGCCTGAAATTTCCAGTGGCAAAAACCATAAGCATTATCATGCCGACGATATCGATATATATGTGTGTGACTTTTTCGAATTGAGCGCTGAAATTATCGGGCCTGTAGATGGGATTTATGATCGGGCGGCTTTAGTAGCCTTACCAGAAGCAATGCGTGTTCGCTATACCAAACATTTAATTGAGGTTACAGCAAACGCAGCGCAATTCTTGTTGTGCTTTGTCTATGATCAAGATTTAGCTGCTGGGCCACCTTTCTCGGTTAACAGCGATGAAGTTAAGCGCCACTATAGTCAATACTATGATATCGAACTAGTTGGCGTAGCTTCTGTTAAAGGTGGTTTGAAAGGTGTCTGTCCGGCTGACGAGAATGTATGGGTTTTACATGCAAACCGTTAA
- a CDS encoding endo-1,4-beta-xylanase, producing MQKTNRLTWLYLNFLILLMPSFVLAKWVNVEQNVTVSSTLPAFDRVNRQYISVVEISNQGETAIAGPLRLIVIDATIPLSNLTGITEQGLPYLEMSADTIQPDQSVSVQLNFELQRKRLSFTANLQQDNPNAGVYAQAEGGDASVLVMLGGAFNVIEGDPSYVTISETDTNAPSDDSRVIELNVTFPQAGSYEMYARVRVGPNGANDDSFYAPDALGANNGWVSVNSISGFIVPGEVGYEPGVNVVGGGSSATEVWKWMRLSDPIYTVPDNELLQTFRFGGREDGLDIDKFAFAPQGVLFTIEELENGLPGQVIPPPPPFVPEGPPMADGQDKFVGGVCCGRQRPNFEAYFNQVTPENAGKWGSAEPVRDSFNWTELDEAYNLAKNNGYLYKHHVLIWGNQQPAWITDLPVQEQLEEILEWMNAINQRYAAIDFIEVVNEFDNDPPDSENNGPGYIDALRLYQPATTTELISYFEQQGLSNADAILKAAEYDWIINSFQMARRIFPASTRLMINEYSVINTATRTDKMIELVDLLQQRNLIDDVGFQGHAFSTTGPNQAMQDNLDRLAAQTGLDLYVTELDIDGATDLIQLLDYQRIFPLFWEHPAVKGITLWGYLPGHWRENQGAILAQENGAEKPALVWLRGYVRGLLPQIINPGLLEVEPGTAVGTSVATLSSIAYDGNPHAPNEQISWSILGGSGDSLFAIDQYSGQITVTGSLNPALHNLYIQVKAGQYTSTLLNLQILVPGDELEPIVIEYNFYNDVEGWRGDYGTPSTVGYDGANLAVILIPDWSVSSQNYIKEISATDLTNATLEYQFNVTQAQVDGGLTVQAYVQTGAPNYSRIYAAVETPVAGTNTIVFNPVDNDASDLQIIERIAFQLNGVPTEGELDNVLLERVRITIPVTVPPSNIVEYDFVSSAEGWRGDYGTDATVGHDPDNEAAVMLPNGVSNGHNYIKEISATDFTNSTVQYTLSVSQQLADSGMTVQGYIQTGAPNYTRIYGGLETLSSGANVFTFSAQDNANGDIAIIERVCLQINGEFSGVDAQEVLLDNVTISFP from the coding sequence GTTCTACCCTCCCAGCATTTGATCGTGTTAATCGTCAATACATATCTGTAGTAGAAATTAGTAATCAAGGTGAAACCGCTATCGCTGGGCCCCTTCGCTTGATAGTCATTGACGCAACTATACCCTTATCAAATTTAACCGGTATCACTGAACAGGGCTTGCCGTATTTAGAGATGTCGGCAGATACTATCCAGCCTGACCAAAGCGTCTCTGTACAGCTCAATTTCGAGTTACAACGTAAACGTCTTTCTTTTACTGCCAACCTGCAACAAGATAATCCCAATGCCGGTGTGTATGCTCAGGCGGAAGGCGGTGACGCCAGCGTTTTGGTTATGCTTGGTGGCGCTTTTAACGTTATAGAAGGAGATCCTAGTTACGTCACCATATCGGAAACTGATACTAATGCTCCAAGTGATGATTCCAGAGTGATCGAGCTAAATGTGACCTTTCCGCAAGCGGGTAGCTATGAAATGTATGCCAGAGTCCGCGTAGGCCCTAATGGAGCAAATGATGATAGCTTTTATGCCCCTGATGCCTTAGGTGCAAATAATGGTTGGGTATCGGTAAATAGCATCTCTGGCTTTATCGTTCCTGGTGAAGTGGGTTATGAACCAGGCGTAAATGTGGTAGGTGGCGGGTCATCCGCCACCGAGGTGTGGAAGTGGATGCGATTAAGTGATCCAATCTATACGGTTCCTGACAATGAATTGCTACAAACATTTCGTTTTGGCGGTCGAGAAGATGGTCTAGATATAGATAAGTTTGCCTTTGCGCCACAAGGCGTGTTGTTTACCATTGAAGAGTTGGAAAATGGTCTGCCTGGCCAAGTTATACCCCCTCCTCCTCCTTTTGTGCCTGAAGGTCCCCCAATGGCGGACGGCCAAGATAAGTTCGTTGGTGGTGTGTGTTGCGGTCGTCAGCGGCCTAATTTTGAAGCTTACTTTAACCAGGTGACACCTGAAAACGCTGGAAAATGGGGCTCCGCTGAGCCCGTTAGAGATAGCTTCAATTGGACAGAGCTTGATGAGGCTTACAATTTAGCTAAAAACAATGGCTACTTGTATAAGCATCACGTGTTGATCTGGGGCAACCAACAACCCGCATGGATAACCGACCTTCCCGTTCAAGAACAACTAGAAGAGATACTTGAGTGGATGAACGCCATTAACCAGCGCTATGCTGCAATAGATTTCATTGAGGTGGTAAATGAATTTGATAATGATCCACCAGATAGTGAAAATAATGGGCCCGGTTATATCGATGCATTAAGACTTTACCAACCTGCCACCACTACTGAGCTGATCAGTTATTTTGAGCAGCAAGGCTTGAGTAATGCAGACGCTATATTAAAGGCAGCAGAATATGATTGGATAATTAACTCATTTCAAATGGCACGGCGTATCTTCCCAGCGAGTACTCGGCTGATGATAAACGAATATAGTGTAATTAACACGGCTACTCGCACTGACAAAATGATCGAGCTGGTAGACTTGCTTCAACAACGCAATCTAATCGATGACGTTGGATTTCAAGGCCATGCATTTTCAACCACGGGTCCAAATCAGGCCATGCAAGACAACCTTGACCGCTTAGCTGCCCAGACAGGCTTAGATCTGTATGTCACTGAATTAGACATTGATGGTGCAACAGATCTAATTCAATTATTGGATTATCAGCGTATTTTCCCGCTATTTTGGGAACATCCTGCTGTTAAGGGAATTACCCTTTGGGGCTATTTGCCTGGACACTGGCGGGAAAATCAAGGAGCTATTTTAGCCCAAGAAAATGGCGCTGAAAAACCCGCACTAGTTTGGTTGCGAGGTTATGTCCGAGGACTACTTCCGCAAATTATTAACCCTGGATTATTAGAAGTTGAACCAGGTACAGCAGTCGGAACTTCTGTTGCAACTTTGTCTTCTATAGCGTACGACGGCAATCCTCATGCTCCAAATGAGCAAATCAGTTGGTCAATCTTAGGAGGAAGCGGTGATTCGTTGTTTGCGATTGACCAATACAGTGGACAGATCACAGTAACCGGAAGTTTGAATCCGGCTTTACATAATCTATATATCCAGGTTAAAGCAGGGCAATACACGAGTACTTTACTGAATTTACAGATATTAGTTCCAGGTGATGAACTTGAACCCATAGTGATTGAATACAATTTTTATAACGATGTTGAGGGTTGGCGAGGCGATTACGGAACCCCTTCAACGGTGGGCTATGATGGTGCTAATTTAGCAGTAATCCTGATCCCTGACTGGAGCGTGAGCTCACAAAATTATATTAAGGAAATTAGTGCCACTGACTTAACCAATGCCACCCTCGAATATCAATTTAACGTTACTCAAGCTCAGGTTGATGGTGGCTTAACTGTTCAAGCGTATGTGCAAACAGGCGCTCCTAACTACTCGCGTATTTATGCCGCTGTTGAAACACCCGTAGCCGGAACCAATACTATTGTATTTAATCCGGTGGATAATGATGCATCAGATTTGCAAATAATCGAACGGATCGCCTTCCAATTGAACGGTGTACCCACTGAAGGAGAGCTTGATAACGTGCTTCTAGAACGTGTCAGGATCACCATACCCGTTACTGTACCTCCAAGTAATATAGTTGAGTATGACTTTGTGAGCAGCGCAGAGGGCTGGCGGGGAGATTATGGTACAGATGCCACAGTAGGCCATGATCCAGATAATGAAGCCGCTGTAATGCTGCCTAATGGCGTTAGCAATGGTCATAATTACATAAAGGAAATCAGCGCGACTGACTTTACCAATAGCACTGTGCAATATACGCTTTCAGTTAGTCAGCAACTAGCTGATAGCGGTATGACGGTGCAGGGCTATATACAAACCGGTGCACCAAACTATACTCGAATTTATGGTGGCTTAGAAACCTTATCCTCAGGTGCCAATGTGTTTACTTTCTCTGCCCAAGACAATGCTAATGGAGATATAGCCATAATAGAGCGTGTATGCTTGCAGATTAATGGTGAATTTAGTGGAGTAGACGCACAAGAGGTATTGTTAGATAACGTTACTATTAGTTTTCCCTAG